Proteins co-encoded in one Ruegeria pomeroyi DSS-3 genomic window:
- a CDS encoding ABC transporter ATP-binding protein: protein MLEFENVSKSFWTGTQRKVILDRVSFRVELGKSMGILAPNGTGKSTLINMMAGLEKPDEGVIRRGCNISFPLGFMGGVVGRLSAMENSRYIARLYGMDPDYIEAYCRWLCGLGEYFDQPLGTYSSGMRARFSFALMLALDFDMYLIDEGMPASTDVEFNKKAGAILEERLRTTTIVIVSHQPATLEQFARQAAVLMDGQLHVFDTLEEAKQLYDYQTQG from the coding sequence ATGCTAGAGTTCGAAAACGTCAGCAAGTCCTTCTGGACAGGAACACAACGCAAAGTGATCCTGGACCGTGTCTCGTTCCGGGTGGAGCTGGGCAAGTCGATGGGCATCCTGGCGCCGAACGGGACCGGAAAATCTACCCTGATCAACATGATGGCAGGGCTGGAAAAGCCGGACGAAGGCGTGATCCGCCGTGGCTGCAATATCTCGTTTCCGCTGGGGTTCATGGGCGGTGTCGTGGGCCGTCTGTCGGCGATGGAGAATTCGCGCTATATCGCCCGGCTCTACGGGATGGACCCCGATTACATCGAAGCCTATTGCCGCTGGCTGTGTGGTCTGGGCGAGTATTTCGACCAGCCGCTGGGCACGTATTCCTCGGGGATGCGGGCGCGGTTCTCCTTTGCCTTGATGCTGGCGCTGGATTTCGACATGTATCTGATCGACGAGGGCATGCCCGCCTCGACCGATGTCGAGTTCAACAAGAAGGCGGGCGCCATCCTCGAAGAGCGGTTGCGCACCACCACCATTGTCATCGTCTCGCACCAGCCCGCCACGCTGGAACAATTCGCCCGGCAGGCGGCCGTTCTGATGGACGGCCAACTGCACGTATTCGACACCTTGGAAGAAGCGAAACAGCTCTATGACTACCAAACCCAAGGCTAA
- a CDS encoding YHS domain-containing (seleno)protein: MKRLVLALAAAVMTALAAPVLAGPQYLDGTGFAVSGYDVVAYRGLAQAPVGQAQPEAVKGRADITAEWNGSTWAFASADNRDKFLANPAYYAPQYDGHCAYGVSKGGKVPGNPNLWRIVDDKLYLNITKNVVGFWEEDIPGNINKAQGNWPGIETKAASTSVIPDFTSAAPVKN, encoded by the coding sequence ATGAAACGTCTCGTTCTTGCCCTTGCCGCCGCCGTGATGACCGCGCTCGCCGCGCCCGTGCTGGCCGGGCCGCAATATCTGGACGGCACCGGCTTTGCGGTGTCGGGGTATGACGTCGTCGCCTATCGCGGCCTTGCCCAGGCGCCGGTTGGTCAGGCCCAGCCCGAGGCGGTCAAGGGCCGTGCCGACATCACCGCCGAATGGAACGGCTCGACCTGGGCCTTTGCCAGCGCCGACAATCGCGACAAGTTCCTTGCCAATCCGGCCTATTACGCTCCGCAATATGACGGCCATTGCGCCTATGGCGTGTCCAAGGGCGGCAAGGTTCCGGGCAATCCGAACCTGTGGCGCATCGTCGATGACAAGCTGTATCTGAACATCACCAAGAACGTGGTCGGATTCTGGGAAGAGGACATTCCCGGCAACATCAACAAGGCCCAGGGCAATTGGCCGGGGATCGAGACCAAGGCGGCCTCGACCAGTGTGATCCCCGATTTCACCTCGGCGGCGCCGGTCAAGAACTGA
- the yghU gene encoding glutathione-dependent disulfide-bond oxidoreductase, whose translation MTEHTPYTPPRVWTWDKENGGQFANINRPIAGATHDKELPVGKHPFQLYSLGTPNGVKVTVMFEELLAAGHAGAEYDAWLINIGEGDQFGSGFVDVNPNSKIPALLDRSGPEPVRVFESASILFHLAEKFGAFLPASGPARTEVMNWLFWQMGSAPYLGGGFGHFYAYAPEKFEYPINRFAMEVKRQLDVLDRQLAQHPFIAGEEYSIADMAIWPWYGQLVLGRAYDAAEFLDAESYTHVMRWARELDARPGVSRGRMVNRVSGEPKYQLRERHDASDFDTRTQDKLESNPS comes from the coding sequence ATGACCGAACACACACCCTATACCCCGCCCCGCGTCTGGACCTGGGACAAGGAAAACGGCGGCCAGTTCGCCAATATCAACCGCCCCATCGCGGGCGCGACCCATGACAAGGAGCTTCCGGTCGGCAAGCATCCGTTCCAACTCTACTCGCTGGGCACGCCCAATGGGGTCAAGGTGACGGTGATGTTCGAGGAGCTGCTGGCCGCAGGGCATGCAGGCGCCGAATACGATGCCTGGCTGATCAATATCGGCGAGGGCGATCAGTTCGGGTCGGGCTTTGTCGATGTGAACCCCAACTCCAAGATACCCGCCCTGCTCGACCGCTCAGGCCCCGAGCCGGTCCGGGTGTTCGAAAGCGCCTCGATCCTGTTCCATCTGGCCGAGAAGTTCGGCGCCTTCCTGCCCGCATCGGGCCCGGCCCGGACCGAGGTGATGAACTGGCTGTTCTGGCAGATGGGCAGCGCGCCCTATCTGGGCGGCGGCTTTGGCCATTTCTATGCCTATGCGCCCGAGAAGTTCGAATATCCGATCAACCGTTTCGCGATGGAGGTCAAGCGCCAGCTCGACGTGCTGGACCGGCAACTGGCGCAACACCCCTTTATCGCGGGCGAGGAATACTCCATCGCCGATATGGCGATCTGGCCCTGGTACGGGCAGCTGGTGCTGGGCCGGGCCTATGACGCGGCCGAATTCCTGGATGCCGAAAGCTATACCCATGTGATGCGTTGGGCGCGTGAACTGGATGCCCGCCCCGGCGTCAGCCGTGGCCGCATGGTCAACCGCGTCTCGGGCGAGCCGAAATACCAGCTGCGCGAGCGCCATGACGCCAGCGATTTCGACACCCGCACCCAGGACAAGCTGGAGTCGAACCCAAGCTGA
- a CDS encoding uracil-DNA glycosylase family protein, producing the protein MTDPADRPLIERIRACRLCADRFAATHTAHEPRPVVWFRPGARLLIAGQAPGARVHASGRPFTDPSGDRLRDWLGIGEETFYDRSRVAVVPMAFCFPGYNSQGADLPPPPVCGKTWHNQVMGELGEMPLSVLVGGHALKYHLGARSPVTETVAAWRDHAPRVFALPHPSWRNTGWLRKNPWFEAELLPVLRARVKEVLNEPDRSANPD; encoded by the coding sequence ATGACCGACCCCGCCGACCGGCCCCTGATCGAGCGGATCAGAGCCTGCCGCCTGTGTGCCGACCGCTTTGCGGCCACGCATACCGCGCATGAACCGCGCCCGGTGGTCTGGTTCCGGCCCGGTGCGCGCCTGCTGATCGCGGGGCAGGCACCGGGTGCGCGGGTGCATGCCTCGGGGCGGCCCTTCACCGACCCTTCCGGCGACCGGCTGCGCGACTGGCTGGGGATCGGCGAGGAGACCTTCTATGACAGGTCGCGGGTTGCCGTGGTGCCAATGGCGTTTTGTTTCCCGGGCTACAACAGTCAGGGCGCCGATCTGCCGCCGCCGCCGGTTTGTGGAAAGACCTGGCACAATCAGGTGATGGGCGAACTGGGTGAGATGCCGCTGAGTGTTCTGGTGGGCGGGCATGCGCTCAAATATCATCTGGGCGCGCGCAGCCCGGTGACCGAGACGGTGGCCGCCTGGCGGGACCATGCGCCGCGCGTCTTTGCCTTGCCTCATCCGTCCTGGCGCAATACGGGATGGCTCAGGAAAAACCCGTGGTTCGAGGCCGAGTTGCTGCCGGTCCTGCGTGCACGGGTCAAAGAGGTGCTGAATGAGCCAGACCGGAGCGCAAACCCCGATTGA
- a CDS encoding capsule biosynthesis protein, whose amino-acid sequence MTTKPKAKKFRIRRTGAPTGAEEGVAAPVRPQSVANISPLRPQGDAPHADAAPQPGNTPVRPQRPSPDAMPAAPKPMEGQVSSAAETGAESDIDAIKREGLTGRQLRMARRLAQKHNLPVTSDYEAVRQLRARGIDPLERGNMLDLVVQRGKDSAKPANAGRDEEEVPKVQLPQTVQPRQMLPSTELSPTQRREMEIGRIQQDIMRRRRRKMMQLLTRLAFFVFLPTLIAGYYFYVVATPMYASKSEFVILQADGSLGGVGGFFAGTQFATSQDSISVQSFLESKEAMLLLDRDQNFKAHFQQAEIDPIQRLAPDATNEEAYKVYSRIVTIGYDPTEGVIRMEVAAPDPQVATDFSNSLLSYAESRVNNLSGQKREDQMREARKSFEDAQKERRKAQEALVELQQQGALLDPESVIASLRGRIDQVEVQLQEKELQLAALLDNPRPSKAKVDGARADIARLNDVLDDLNARMLDTSSGENSLARLSVRIQMAQADLASRDMMLQGALQQMETTRMEANRQVRYLTISVNPVPSDEPSYPRSFENTILAFLLFAGIYLMISLTASILREQVSS is encoded by the coding sequence ATGACTACCAAACCCAAGGCTAAGAAATTCCGCATCCGCCGGACCGGCGCCCCCACGGGCGCCGAAGAGGGTGTCGCGGCACCTGTGCGGCCCCAATCGGTGGCCAATATCTCGCCGCTGCGCCCGCAGGGCGACGCGCCCCACGCCGACGCAGCGCCGCAACCCGGCAACACCCCCGTTCGTCCGCAACGCCCCAGCCCCGACGCGATGCCTGCCGCCCCCAAGCCGATGGAGGGACAGGTCTCCTCCGCCGCTGAAACCGGCGCCGAAAGCGATATCGACGCGATCAAGCGCGAGGGGCTGACCGGTCGCCAGCTGCGCATGGCCCGGCGTCTGGCACAGAAACACAACCTGCCCGTCACCTCGGATTACGAGGCGGTGCGCCAGTTGCGCGCCCGCGGTATCGATCCGCTGGAACGTGGCAACATGCTGGATCTGGTGGTGCAGCGTGGCAAGGACAGCGCAAAACCTGCCAATGCCGGCCGCGACGAGGAAGAGGTTCCGAAGGTTCAGCTGCCGCAGACGGTACAGCCGCGCCAGATGCTGCCCTCGACCGAGCTGAGCCCGACCCAGCGGCGCGAGATGGAGATTGGCCGCATCCAACAGGACATCATGCGCCGCCGCCGGCGCAAGATGATGCAGCTGCTGACCCGGCTGGCCTTTTTCGTGTTCCTGCCGACGCTGATCGCGGGCTATTACTTCTACGTGGTCGCCACGCCGATGTATGCCAGCAAATCGGAATTCGTGATCCTTCAGGCCGACGGCTCGCTGGGCGGGGTCGGCGGCTTCTTTGCCGGTACGCAATTTGCCACCAGCCAGGATTCGATCTCGGTCCAGTCTTTCCTGGAGTCGAAAGAGGCGATGTTGCTTCTGGATCGCGACCAGAACTTCAAGGCGCATTTCCAGCAAGCAGAGATCGACCCGATCCAGCGGCTCGCACCCGATGCCACCAACGAGGAGGCCTATAAGGTCTATTCCCGGATCGTGACCATCGGCTATGACCCGACCGAAGGCGTGATCCGGATGGAGGTCGCCGCCCCCGATCCGCAGGTCGCCACCGATTTCTCGAACAGCCTGCTGTCCTATGCCGAAAGCCGGGTCAACAACCTGTCCGGCCAGAAGCGCGAAGACCAGATGCGCGAGGCCCGCAAGAGTTTCGAGGATGCGCAGAAAGAGCGGCGCAAGGCGCAGGAAGCGCTGGTCGAGCTGCAACAGCAGGGCGCGCTGCTGGATCCCGAAAGCGTGATCGCCAGCCTGCGTGGCCGCATTGATCAGGTCGAGGTGCAGTTGCAGGAAAAAGAGCTGCAACTGGCCGCGCTGCTCGATAACCCGCGCCCCAGCAAGGCCAAGGTGGATGGCGCCCGCGCCGATATCGCCCGCCTCAACGATGTGCTGGACGATCTCAACGCCCGGATGCTGGACACCTCGAGTGGCGAAAACTCGCTGGCCCGGCTCAGCGTGCGCATCCAGATGGCCCAAGCTGACCTGGCCAGCCGGGACATGATGCTGCAAGGTGCCTTGCAGCAAATGGAAACCACCCGGATGGAGGCCAACCGTCAGGTGCGCTATCTGACCATTTCGGTCAATCCGGTGCCCAGCGACGAACCGAGCTATCCGCGCAGCTTCGAAAATACGATTTTGGCATTCCTGTTGTTTGCTGGTATCTACCTGATGATCTCGCTCACCGCGTCGATCCTCAGAGAACAGGTATCCTCGTAA
- the kdsA gene encoding 3-deoxy-8-phosphooctulonate synthase: MKHVQIADLTVGNDLPLTIIAGPCQLESADHAQMIAGTLKEACDAAGAQYVFKASYDKANRTSLGGKRGMGIDAGLKVLDDIRRTMGVPVLTDVHSEAQCAIAAEAVDVLQIPAFLCRQTDMLLAAGNTGAVINVKKGQFLAPWEMGNIVDKIASTGNENILLTERGVSFGYNTLVADMRALPIMAQTGYPVVMDATHSVQQPGGRGGSSGGQREFAPVMARAAVAVGTAAVFMETHQDPDNAPCDGPNMIYLDEMPGLIDTLMRFDALAKANPIQI; encoded by the coding sequence ATGAAACATGTCCAAATCGCCGACCTCACGGTCGGCAACGACCTCCCGCTCACCATCATCGCGGGCCCCTGCCAGCTGGAAAGCGCCGATCACGCCCAGATGATCGCCGGCACGCTGAAAGAGGCCTGCGACGCCGCTGGCGCGCAATATGTGTTCAAGGCCAGCTATGACAAGGCCAACCGCACTTCGCTGGGTGGCAAGCGCGGCATGGGCATCGACGCCGGGCTCAAGGTGCTGGACGATATCCGCCGCACCATGGGCGTGCCGGTGCTGACCGATGTGCATAGCGAGGCGCAATGCGCCATCGCCGCCGAGGCGGTCGATGTGTTGCAGATTCCGGCCTTTCTGTGCCGCCAGACCGACATGCTGCTGGCCGCCGGAAACACCGGCGCGGTGATCAACGTCAAGAAAGGCCAGTTCCTGGCCCCTTGGGAAATGGGCAATATCGTCGACAAGATCGCCAGCACCGGCAACGAAAACATCCTGCTGACCGAGCGCGGCGTCTCCTTTGGCTATAACACGCTGGTGGCCGACATGCGCGCGCTGCCGATCATGGCGCAGACCGGCTATCCCGTGGTTATGGATGCCACCCATTCGGTGCAACAGCCGGGCGGTCGGGGCGGTTCGTCCGGCGGCCAGCGCGAGTTTGCGCCCGTCATGGCACGCGCGGCGGTTGCGGTGGGAACAGCGGCGGTGTTCATGGAGACCCATCAGGATCCCGACAACGCGCCCTGCGACGGGCCCAACATGATCTATCTCGACGAGATGCCGGGTCTCATCGACACGCTGATGCGGTTCGACGCGCTCGCCAAGGCAAACCCGATCCAGATCTGA
- a CDS encoding SseB family protein: protein MSQTGAQTPIDRAHAEMETSDTARLRFFERLGDAELFLLLTEEARGENLSPELFDLADGRFVLAFDREERLAAFAGRPAPYAALSGRVLAAMLAGQGIGLGLNLDVAPSAMLIPAEALAWLAETLGHGPDQVEARITEVTAPGGLPEALLSALDAKLVTAAGLAQGAYLAGVVYQDGGRGHLLGFVEAREGAEPALAKAASEALTFSGIEAGAMDVGFFTAADPMAATLSRVGLRFDLPEPPEPPRGPAAPGMDPDAPPRLK from the coding sequence ATGAGCCAGACCGGAGCGCAAACCCCGATTGACCGCGCCCATGCGGAAATGGAGACAAGCGACACCGCCCGCCTGCGCTTTTTCGAGCGGTTGGGCGATGCCGAGCTGTTCCTGCTGCTGACCGAAGAGGCGCGCGGCGAGAACCTTTCGCCTGAACTCTTCGACCTGGCAGACGGCCGATTTGTGCTGGCCTTCGACCGCGAGGAGCGGCTGGCCGCATTTGCCGGCCGTCCCGCACCCTATGCAGCTTTGTCGGGCCGGGTGCTGGCGGCGATGCTGGCGGGGCAGGGGATCGGGCTGGGGCTGAACCTGGATGTGGCGCCCTCGGCCATGCTGATCCCGGCCGAGGCGCTGGCCTGGCTGGCCGAGACACTGGGCCATGGCCCCGATCAGGTCGAGGCGCGAATCACCGAAGTCACCGCGCCGGGCGGCCTGCCCGAGGCGCTGCTTTCGGCGCTCGATGCCAAGCTGGTCACTGCCGCCGGTCTGGCGCAGGGCGCCTATCTGGCCGGTGTCGTCTATCAGGATGGCGGGCGCGGGCATCTCTTGGGCTTTGTCGAGGCGCGCGAGGGGGCCGAACCCGCGCTGGCCAAGGCCGCGTCCGAGGCGCTGACCTTTTCGGGGATCGAGGCCGGGGCGATGGATGTTGGCTTTTTCACCGCTGCCGACCCGATGGCCGCCACCCTGTCGCGGGTGGGGCTGCGCTTCGATCTGCCCGAGCCGCCCGAGCCGCCGCGCGGCCCTGCGGCGCCGGGCATGGACCCGGATGCGCCGCCCCGTCTGAAATAG
- a CDS encoding phosphomannomutase/phosphoglucomutase — protein sequence MTKPLSEVTPNTWTFLRDAMIRPTGFREYDARWKYPEEINLPGMTALGLGLGTQMHRRGIAPVIAVGNDYRDYSLAIKNALILGLMQAGIQVKDIGPALSPMAYFSQFHLDVPAVAMVTASHNPNGWTGVKMGFDRPLTHGPDEMAELRDIVLNGEGVARPGGSYEFVDGVKEAYIDDLVGDFRMSRPLKVVCATGNGTASAFAPEIFARMGVEIVPSHNELDYTFPNYNPNPEAMEMLHDMADTVKASGADFALGFDGDGDRCGVVDDEGEEIFADKVGVIMARDLSKLYPGSTFVADVKSTGLFAADPELQKHGAKADYWKTGHSHMKRRVKEIGALAGFEKSGHYFLAEPIGRGYDCGMRVAVEICKLMDRNPEMSMSDLRKALPRTWSTPTMSPYAADTEKYAILERLVEKLVAKHAAGDSFAGRAIKEVVTVNGARVILDNGSWGLVRASSNTPNLVVVCESSESEAEMRAIFAEIDEVIRTEPGVGDYDQTI from the coding sequence ATGACCAAGCCCCTTTCCGAGGTGACTCCAAACACCTGGACCTTCCTGCGCGATGCCATGATCCGGCCAACCGGATTTCGCGAATACGATGCCCGCTGGAAGTATCCCGAAGAGATCAACCTGCCCGGCATGACTGCGCTGGGCCTGGGTCTGGGCACCCAGATGCACCGCCGTGGCATCGCGCCGGTGATCGCGGTCGGCAACGATTATCGCGACTATTCGCTGGCCATCAAGAACGCGCTGATCCTGGGCCTGATGCAGGCCGGCATCCAGGTCAAGGATATCGGCCCCGCCCTGTCGCCGATGGCCTATTTCTCGCAGTTCCATCTGGATGTGCCCGCCGTGGCGATGGTGACCGCCAGCCACAACCCGAACGGCTGGACCGGGGTCAAGATGGGCTTTGACCGGCCGCTGACCCATGGACCCGACGAGATGGCCGAGCTGCGCGACATCGTGCTGAACGGCGAGGGCGTGGCGCGCCCGGGCGGCTCTTACGAATTCGTGGACGGCGTGAAAGAGGCCTATATCGACGATCTGGTCGGCGATTTCCGCATGTCGCGCCCGCTCAAGGTGGTCTGCGCCACCGGCAACGGCACCGCCTCGGCCTTTGCGCCCGAAATCTTTGCCCGCATGGGCGTCGAGATCGTGCCGAGCCACAATGAGCTCGACTACACCTTTCCCAACTACAACCCCAACCCCGAAGCCATGGAAATGCTGCATGACATGGCCGACACGGTCAAAGCCAGCGGCGCCGATTTCGCGCTGGGCTTTGACGGCGATGGCGACCGCTGCGGCGTGGTGGATGACGAGGGCGAGGAGATTTTTGCCGACAAGGTGGGCGTGATCATGGCGCGCGACCTCTCGAAACTCTATCCCGGGTCCACCTTTGTAGCGGATGTGAAATCCACCGGCCTGTTTGCCGCCGATCCCGAGTTGCAGAAACACGGCGCCAAGGCCGATTACTGGAAGACCGGCCACAGCCACATGAAACGCAGGGTCAAGGAGATCGGCGCACTGGCGGGGTTCGAGAAATCCGGTCACTACTTTCTGGCCGAGCCGATCGGGCGCGGCTATGACTGCGGCATGCGGGTGGCGGTCGAGATCTGCAAGCTGATGGATCGCAACCCCGAAATGTCGATGTCGGACCTGCGCAAGGCGCTGCCGCGCACCTGGTCGACGCCCACCATGTCGCCCTATGCTGCCGACACCGAGAAATACGCCATTCTGGAGCGGCTGGTGGAAAAGCTGGTTGCCAAACATGCCGCCGGTGACAGCTTTGCCGGGCGTGCCATCAAGGAGGTGGTCACCGTGAACGGTGCCCGTGTCATCCTGGACAACGGCTCCTGGGGGCTGGTGCGCGCCTCGTCGAACACGCCCAACCTGGTGGTGGTCTGCGAAAGCAGCGAGAGCGAGGCGGAGATGCGCGCCATCTTTGCCGAGATCGACGAGGTTATCCGCACCGAGCCGGGCGTGGGCGACTACGACCAGACCATCTGA
- a CDS encoding AsmA family protein, whose amino-acid sequence MRWIVRIGITLVLAAVVMIGALLLLPGDRLARLAIEQIRKQTGREVTVAGEVKLSFWPVLGVETGPVTVANADWASAAPMLQAQGLAIGVAAPALLGGEVRITRILAQDPVLRLETAKGRVNWEFSPTGASGGAATPSGGGSGGQLVTLDGLDLRNARLIYVEEGKTSFDFGGVDLSASWPATDAPLKMEARLEPGAGPISVDLDLADLSAFSNGQVSAMQMKMTAPKTSITFDGRASIDGALAGAAVLDTSDSAAMLAAFGQAGISLPRGLGQRADLRAQITYTADGRLALRELAADLDGNRLNGAADVTVADPPQVTARLTAGALDLTGLAAAGGTGSGRSDAASGWSEDAIDASALALANGMLHLSAGSIALPGLELGQSVLSLSLDNSRAVVDMAPVSLFSGQLTGQVVANNRNGLSVGGDLRAEGIEMREALATLGGIERLSGAASGQLKFLGVGASEAQIMRSLSGEGRLAMGRGVIAGFDLDNLMGRGAKGGGTTVFNSLTASYRMDKGNLFNEDLLMLLDNFKANGTGRVGLGARDIDYLFTPVALRANAGQGLSVPVRIVGPWADPSIRPDLSQVIEAATGLDKEAVDTKAKDELRRKLGEELDTEITPDQNVEELIKDRLEKEATKGLLKLLGAD is encoded by the coding sequence ATGCGGTGGATCGTGCGAATCGGCATCACTTTGGTCCTGGCGGCGGTGGTTATGATAGGGGCGCTGCTGCTGTTGCCCGGCGACCGGCTGGCGCGACTTGCCATCGAGCAGATCCGCAAACAGACCGGGCGCGAGGTCACGGTGGCGGGCGAGGTCAAGCTCAGCTTTTGGCCGGTGCTCGGGGTCGAGACCGGGCCGGTGACCGTCGCCAACGCAGATTGGGCCAGCGCGGCCCCGATGTTGCAGGCGCAGGGGCTGGCGATCGGGGTCGCGGCGCCGGCGCTGCTGGGGGGCGAGGTGCGGATCACCCGCATCCTGGCCCAGGATCCGGTGCTGCGGCTGGAAACCGCCAAGGGCCGCGTGAACTGGGAATTCAGCCCCACGGGCGCGTCCGGCGGCGCCGCGACCCCCTCGGGCGGCGGCAGCGGCGGGCAATTGGTGACGCTTGACGGGCTGGACCTGAGGAACGCCCGCCTGATCTATGTCGAAGAGGGCAAGACCAGTTTCGACTTTGGCGGCGTCGATCTGTCGGCCAGTTGGCCCGCGACGGATGCACCGCTCAAGATGGAGGCGCGGCTGGAGCCGGGGGCGGGGCCGATCTCGGTCGATCTCGATCTGGCCGATCTGAGTGCGTTTTCGAACGGGCAGGTCAGCGCCATGCAGATGAAGATGACCGCGCCCAAGACCAGCATCACCTTTGACGGGCGTGCCAGCATCGACGGCGCGCTGGCCGGAGCGGCCGTGCTTGATACCAGCGACAGCGCCGCGATGCTGGCGGCATTCGGCCAGGCCGGCATCAGCCTGCCGCGCGGGCTGGGGCAGCGGGCTGATCTGCGCGCCCAGATCACCTATACCGCCGACGGGCGGCTGGCGCTGCGCGAGCTTGCGGCCGATCTCGACGGCAACCGGCTGAACGGCGCCGCCGATGTGACGGTGGCCGACCCGCCGCAGGTGACCGCGCGCCTGACCGCCGGTGCGCTGGATCTGACCGGGCTTGCCGCCGCTGGCGGGACAGGCTCGGGGCGCAGCGACGCGGCCTCGGGCTGGTCCGAGGACGCCATCGACGCCTCGGCGCTGGCGCTGGCCAATGGCATGCTGCATCTGAGCGCCGGTTCCATCGCCCTGCCGGGGTTGGAGCTGGGGCAAAGCGTACTCAGCCTGTCGCTTGATAACAGCCGCGCGGTGGTCGACATGGCGCCTGTCTCGCTGTTTTCGGGGCAATTGACCGGTCAGGTCGTGGCCAATAACCGCAACGGCTTGTCGGTTGGCGGCGATCTGCGGGCCGAAGGCATCGAGATGCGCGAGGCGCTGGCGACGCTGGGCGGGATCGAGCGGCTCTCGGGCGCCGCCTCGGGTCAGCTGAAATTCCTCGGCGTCGGCGCGAGCGAGGCGCAGATCATGCGCTCGCTCTCGGGCGAGGGGCGGCTTGCGATGGGTCGCGGGGTGATCGCGGGCTTCGACCTCGACAACCTGATGGGGCGCGGGGCCAAGGGCGGCGGCACCACGGTGTTCAACAGCCTCACCGCCAGCTACCGGATGGACAAGGGCAACCTCTTCAACGAGGACCTTTTGATGCTGCTTGACAATTTCAAGGCCAATGGCACCGGGCGCGTGGGTCTTGGTGCGCGCGATATCGACTATCTGTTCACCCCGGTCGCGCTGCGGGCCAATGCCGGGCAGGGGCTGTCGGTGCCGGTCCGCATCGTCGGCCCTTGGGCCGACCCGTCGATTCGCCCCGACCTGAGCCAGGTGATCGAGGCGGCGACCGGCCTGGACAAGGAAGCGGTCGATACCAAGGCCAAGGACGAGTTGCGCCGCAAGCTGGGAGAGGAGCTGGATACCGAGATCACGCCGGATCAGAATGTCGAAGAGCTGATCAAGGACCGGCTGGAAAAGGAGGCAACAAAGGGTTTGCTGAAGCTTCTCGGCGCCGACTGA